In the Spirochaetales bacterium genome, one interval contains:
- a CDS encoding response regulator transcription factor — MKKILIIDDNIESKKHIAEYLEDEGSFQVDIKNKKQSLEQLEKQNLFDLVIVDILISQNNGWTICREIKKITDIPLVVVTSNHEDIYELYGYEIGIDEYIRKPFNPEILIARMNALLRRRNGNRQIHTFDEFELNKKGHYVSIKGKPLHLRPKEYDLLLYLVENHGVALSRDQILKDVWNYDYDGYHRTVDSHIKRIRKKLGTKNSFIETVRNYGYKFVNPAMDPPYQN; from the coding sequence ATGAAAAAAATCCTGATTATCGACGACAATATCGAAAGTAAAAAGCATATTGCCGAATATCTTGAAGATGAAGGAAGTTTTCAGGTCGATATTAAAAATAAAAAACAATCGCTGGAACAACTGGAAAAACAAAATCTCTTTGATCTTGTCATCGTCGACATCCTCATCTCACAGAATAACGGCTGGACTATCTGCCGGGAAATAAAAAAGATCACCGATATACCGCTTGTTGTCGTTACCTCCAATCACGAAGATATCTATGAATTGTACGGATATGAGATAGGGATCGACGAATATATAAGAAAACCCTTCAATCCGGAAATTTTGATAGCCAGAATGAACGCCCTGTTGCGGCGAAGAAACGGTAACCGCCAGATTCATACCTTTGATGAGTTTGAACTCAACAAAAAAGGGCATTATGTTTCGATAAAGGGCAAACCCCTCCACCTCAGACCAAAGGAATACGACTTGCTTTTATACCTTGTCGAAAATCATGGTGTGGCGCTAAGCCGGGATCAGATTCTCAAAGACGTCTGGAATTACGATTACGACGGCTATCACCGGACAGTCGACTCCCATATAAAGCGCATACGTAAAAAACTGGGGACTAAAAACAGCTTTATCGAGACGGTAAGGAACTACGGGTATAAATTCGTCAATCCCGCCATGGACCCCCCCTATCAAAACTAG
- a CDS encoding diaminopimelate epimerase, with product MKIKDIVNDQPVMKMHGCGNDFIVLTDREGRLLPDQVKKLCARHYGVGADGLIAVMPSRRPDATFRMKFFNPDGSVAEMCGNGIRCFAKYLADRGLVDRDGSLSVDTDAGLIKPELIGYSAREAQVKVNMGEPVLFNPQQVTVEPGEEGAVRGNAEGLWFTFVSMGNPHAVIFTDTPERDVAYFGPKIEGNSSLFPAKTNVEFVKIDSPQEFTMYVWERGAGVTLACGTGACAGFVAAAVNGYAKKSAFVRLPGGILHIAWEGIGSPVFMTGNAVNVFEISAESLDYYCCSGEA from the coding sequence ATGAAGATCAAAGACATCGTCAACGATCAGCCTGTCATGAAAATGCACGGGTGCGGCAATGATTTCATCGTACTCACGGACCGGGAAGGCAGGCTGCTGCCGGACCAGGTGAAAAAACTATGCGCCCGTCATTATGGCGTGGGAGCGGACGGACTGATCGCCGTGATGCCTTCACGCAGGCCCGATGCCACCTTCAGGATGAAGTTTTTCAATCCAGACGGGTCCGTGGCGGAGATGTGCGGAAATGGTATCCGGTGTTTCGCCAAGTACCTGGCGGACCGGGGACTTGTCGACAGAGACGGTTCGCTTTCCGTGGATACCGATGCGGGTCTGATCAAACCGGAACTCATCGGGTATTCGGCGCGCGAGGCCCAGGTAAAGGTAAATATGGGAGAACCGGTACTTTTCAATCCTCAGCAGGTGACCGTCGAACCCGGTGAGGAAGGTGCCGTTCGGGGAAATGCCGAGGGTCTTTGGTTCACTTTTGTGAGTATGGGCAATCCTCATGCGGTAATTTTTACCGATACACCGGAACGCGATGTGGCGTACTTCGGTCCAAAAATCGAGGGAAACAGCTCGCTATTCCCGGCGAAGACAAATGTCGAGTTTGTCAAGATCGATTCACCGCAGGAGTTTACCATGTATGTCTGGGAACGGGGTGCGGGTGTCACCCTTGCCTGCGGGACAGGCGCATGCGCCGGTTTTGTTGCGGCCGCCGTCAATGGGTACGCAAAGAAAAGCGCCTTTGTAAGGCTGCCGGGCGGCATCCTGCACATCGCGTGGGAGGGAATCGGAAGTCCTGTTTTTATGACGGGAAATGCGGTGAATGTCTTTGAAATATCTGCCGAAAGCCTCGATTATTATTGTTGTTCCGGTGAGGCGTGA
- a CDS encoding PKD domain-containing protein — MDRRIITWTISGLTCLAIVLCGVLSCNDIGSPLLDAIEDAVYSQNKITADFSASKTMGPVSLTVMFSDESKGDVSSWEWDFGDGGSATIRNPSHVYDEAGVYTVRLTVTGPIGTNTVTKEGFIVAQSDKPVISFDNPKDGGFVKGTTVDVTVTAGSAFTNVPLKAITFEVNGGDTQIVPASSTKFTHTFDWVTAADTLYLLEAVAIDDDNEESDPLSIWVTVDNTPPTTGSLSISPSIPYKDNTVFANGTVTVSGSASDINLNFVRLYIEKTYRTVSETSGAFSYAWDTKGKEFGDGDYVVYARVYDKAGNAVNSTKYTVYVDNTPPGGTFTINNDAKSTTTTGVTLTMNITDRGSGMIEMRFRNEGEEWSDWEEYDNEKRWTLDSTPGLKKVYAEFKDRLENTKAFNDTIEYRRSTTTTVPIKTTSTTSLPIKTTTTTSTPSISTTTTIGIRTTTTSTPSISTTTIASKTTTTSTPSISTTTIIPIKTTTTTIPVMTTTTTIPIKTTTTTIPVMTTTTTIPIKTTTTTSTPSISTTTTIGIRTTTTSTPSISTTTIIPIKTTTTSIIVLPLTTSILKP; from the coding sequence ATGGATAGAAGAATAATCACATGGACGATTTCGGGGCTGACATGTCTCGCGATCGTATTATGCGGCGTTCTTTCATGTAATGATATCGGCAGCCCGTTGCTGGATGCCATCGAGGATGCCGTTTATTCGCAAAATAAGATAACCGCCGATTTTTCGGCATCGAAGACGATGGGCCCGGTAAGCCTCACCGTCATGTTTTCAGACGAATCAAAAGGCGACGTTTCCTCGTGGGAATGGGATTTCGGCGACGGCGGAAGCGCCACGATCAGGAACCCGAGTCACGTGTACGACGAAGCGGGTGTTTATACGGTGCGGTTGACCGTAACCGGACCGATCGGCACCAACACAGTCACAAAAGAGGGTTTTATCGTGGCCCAGTCCGATAAACCCGTTATTTCTTTCGATAATCCCAAAGACGGCGGATTCGTCAAGGGAACGACGGTCGATGTCACAGTGACCGCAGGCTCCGCGTTTACGAATGTCCCGCTTAAGGCGATCACGTTCGAGGTCAATGGGGGCGATACACAGATCGTGCCGGCAAGTTCGACAAAGTTTACCCATACCTTCGACTGGGTAACGGCGGCTGATACGCTCTATCTCCTCGAAGCCGTTGCCATCGATGATGACAATGAGGAATCGGATCCGTTATCTATCTGGGTGACCGTGGACAATACACCGCCCACAACAGGCTCTCTATCCATCTCGCCGTCGATACCATACAAGGATAACACAGTTTTTGCAAACGGTACCGTTACCGTTTCAGGAAGCGCAAGCGATATTAACCTGAATTTCGTCAGACTTTATATCGAAAAAACCTACAGAACCGTTTCGGAGACTTCCGGCGCGTTCTCTTATGCCTGGGACACGAAAGGAAAGGAATTCGGCGACGGCGATTATGTCGTCTATGCCAGGGTATACGACAAGGCGGGAAACGCCGTCAATTCGACGAAATATACCGTATATGTCGACAACACGCCCCCGGGCGGAACATTTACGATTAATAATGACGCGAAATCCACCACAACGACCGGTGTGACATTGACGATGAATATTACCGACAGAGGAAGCGGCATGATCGAGATGCGTTTCAGAAACGAAGGAGAGGAATGGTCGGATTGGGAAGAATACGATAATGAAAAACGCTGGACCCTTGATTCTACCCCGGGACTCAAGAAAGTGTACGCGGAGTTCAAGGACCGCCTTGAAAATACGAAAGCTTTCAACGACACGATCGAATACCGGCGTTCAACGACGACCACTGTTCCGATAAAAACCACGTCGACGACCTCTCTTCCGATAAAGACCACGACAACCACTTCCACCCCTTCGATTTCGACGACGACCACTATAGGGATCAGAACAACGACGACCTCCACCCCGTCGATTTCAACGACCACGATTGCGTCGAAAACTACAACGACTTCAACCCCTTCGATCTCGACGACAACTATTATTCCGATAAAAACGACGACGACCACTATTCCGGTGATGACAACGACGACGACGATTCCGATAAAAACGACGACGACCACTATTCCGGTGATGACAACGACGACGACGATTCCGATAAAAACCACGACGACGACCTCCACCCCTTCGATTTCGACGACGACCACTATAGGGATCAGAACAACGACGACCTCCACCCCTTCGATCTCAACGACAACTATTATTCCGATAAAAACGACGACGACATCGATTATTGTATTGCCGCTGACAACATCAATTCTTAAGCCCTGA
- a CDS encoding YkgJ family cysteine cluster protein produces the protein MVQDNKKNGEHSWHESPCSACPQTPCCNHVPVCTIPMETELDLRKAATLLYHMNIEIGLYDTGKWVVYYKTPCRYYDKATTKCALHGTENKPVVCREYPSLKCWYREYFLKETSIRFIRFNLDRFVRLFSSVVFDGSGEICETPDWETMAACISNIPLESGKSLFREIRYRNLFGCHKNCSYPQQANPCSSLVFPVSDAPSLPVEEMLHFRRNFIGIDVTTDNTGRYLVLESPCRFISGRSCRYRKAA, from the coding sequence ATGGTTCAGGATAATAAAAAAAATGGTGAACACTCGTGGCATGAAAGCCCCTGTTCCGCGTGTCCGCAGACGCCATGCTGCAATCATGTTCCCGTCTGCACAATTCCAATGGAAACGGAACTCGATCTTAGAAAAGCCGCCACATTACTGTATCACATGAATATCGAAATCGGTCTCTATGATACCGGAAAATGGGTTGTCTATTACAAAACGCCATGCCGGTATTACGATAAAGCGACGACAAAATGCGCCCTTCACGGTACTGAAAACAAGCCGGTCGTATGCAGAGAATATCCCTCACTCAAGTGCTGGTACCGGGAGTATTTTCTCAAGGAGACCTCGATCAGGTTTATACGATTCAATCTCGATCGTTTCGTCCGGCTTTTTTCCAGCGTTGTATTCGACGGCAGCGGAGAAATATGCGAAACCCCTGATTGGGAAACGATGGCGGCCTGCATTTCGAATATTCCACTTGAGAGTGGGAAATCCCTTTTCAGAGAAATCAGGTACAGAAACCTTTTCGGCTGCCACAAAAATTGTTCGTATCCGCAACAGGCGAATCCGTGCTCCTCACTCGTCTTCCCGGTCAGCGATGCGCCATCGTTACCGGTAGAAGAGATGCTGCACTTTCGCAGGAATTTCATCGGTATCGATGTCACGACGGATAACACCGGAAGGTACCTGGTACTCGAAAGTCCCTGCCGCTTTATATCCGGCAGGTCCTGCCGGTACAGAAAGGCCGCCTGA
- a CDS encoding DUF4956 domain-containing protein, whose product MEKKLFPGIIDIVTVYIPVEQMLFNQAIAIIVALIISWVYKKTYSGIIYSKNFNITLVLITVVTAAVMMVIGGSLALSLGMVGALSIIRFRSAIKDIRDIGYLFWGMSAGLAAGTGNHTIAVLGTLIVAVLMFIFHYYLGEQFSYILIVKGNGFSENQLETVFKDFSHKYKLKMKNSDSSGYEMIYEIQIKKKEEHAFVSNVKQLSGIRSINLLSHKGEMIG is encoded by the coding sequence GTGGAAAAAAAATTATTTCCGGGAATTATCGATATCGTTACCGTTTATATTCCCGTCGAGCAGATGTTGTTCAATCAGGCAATCGCGATCATCGTGGCATTGATCATTTCATGGGTCTACAAAAAGACCTACTCGGGAATCATCTATTCCAAAAATTTCAATATCACCCTTGTGCTTATTACCGTGGTAACCGCGGCCGTGATGATGGTAATCGGGGGAAGCCTTGCCCTCTCCCTCGGCATGGTGGGGGCGCTGTCCATAATCAGATTCAGGTCAGCTATTAAAGATATACGGGATATCGGTTACCTGTTCTGGGGAATGTCCGCGGGTCTTGCCGCCGGGACGGGAAACCACACGATCGCGGTGTTGGGTACCCTCATCGTGGCGGTGTTAATGTTCATTTTCCATTATTATCTGGGTGAACAGTTTTCATATATCCTTATTGTCAAAGGTAATGGGTTTTCCGAAAATCAGCTTGAAACCGTATTCAAGGATTTTTCCCATAAATATAAATTGAAAATGAAAAACAGCGACTCCTCCGGTTACGAGATGATCTACGAAATCCAGATCAAGAAAAAAGAAGAACATGCGTTTGTCAGTAATGTGAAACAGCTTTCCGGTATCAGATCGATCAACCTGCTTTCGCATAAAGGCGAGATGATCGGATGA
- a CDS encoding diaminopimelate decarboxylase — translation MNEHLLYPQGNITPADCVKAADDYGTPLYFYDEAVIVSKCRELLSMPSAFGLRVRYAMKANSSRALLQLIAGEGLLIDASSLNEARRAVMAGIPHGSIMLTTQEIPSGEDRLVLEAYMRKDMKYNICSFRQLEAVADYAANNSLSLSMRVHPGVGSGESATRNTGDKYSCFGIHLTDLERSVGFAREKGLVIDEVHVHIGSGGDPVTWKENIDRELGFLETYFPDATTVNFGGGLREARMPDERPADIMRLGDYAKQQIEAFGRRTGRKLRMEVEPGTYVIARAGYLVTRVIDFKQTGEDGFRFIVTDGGMETNARPLLYGSRHPFYIISRNGSLLSREEALEHLDPAFDRHIIVGRCCESGDSQCLDEHGHIVPRLMSKPEIGDIVVVGGCGAYCASMSPYNYNSHPQAPEVLLRKNGRLELIRKHQRLDQITENELPLEGSI, via the coding sequence ATGAACGAACACCTTCTTTACCCTCAAGGCAATATCACGCCGGCCGATTGCGTGAAAGCGGCGGATGATTACGGAACACCCCTCTACTTCTACGATGAAGCCGTCATTGTCTCCAAATGCAGGGAACTTCTTTCCATGCCCTCGGCGTTCGGTCTCCGTGTTCGCTATGCGATGAAGGCCAATTCGAGCAGGGCGCTGCTTCAACTGATAGCCGGAGAGGGACTCCTGATCGATGCGAGTTCGCTCAATGAGGCGAGAAGGGCGGTCATGGCGGGAATTCCTCACGGTTCGATCATGCTGACGACACAGGAAATTCCTTCGGGGGAGGACCGGTTGGTACTCGAGGCATATATGCGGAAAGACATGAAATATAATATATGTTCTTTCAGACAGCTCGAGGCCGTCGCCGATTATGCCGCCAATAATTCCCTTTCACTTTCCATGCGGGTCCATCCGGGAGTCGGTTCCGGAGAATCGGCGACGCGAAACACGGGGGACAAGTATTCCTGTTTCGGTATTCATCTTACCGATCTCGAGCGGTCCGTCGGTTTCGCACGGGAAAAGGGCCTCGTTATCGATGAGGTGCATGTTCATATCGGGTCGGGGGGGGATCCCGTCACGTGGAAAGAAAATATCGACCGTGAACTCGGCTTTCTCGAAACATATTTCCCGGACGCGACCACAGTCAATTTCGGGGGCGGACTCAGGGAGGCGAGAATGCCGGATGAAAGGCCCGCAGACATCATGAGGCTGGGAGACTACGCGAAACAACAGATCGAAGCATTCGGCAGACGAACGGGGAGAAAACTACGTATGGAAGTGGAACCGGGAACCTATGTGATCGCGCGTGCCGGGTACCTCGTCACCAGGGTGATCGACTTCAAGCAGACGGGAGAGGACGGATTCCGGTTTATCGTCACCGACGGGGGCATGGAAACGAATGCGCGGCCCCTTCTCTACGGTTCAAGACATCCTTTTTATATAATTTCACGTAACGGCAGTCTTCTTTCACGGGAAGAGGCGCTGGAGCATCTCGATCCGGCCTTTGACCGGCATATCATCGTGGGGCGCTGCTGTGAAAGCGGCGATTCCCAATGCCTTGACGAACACGGCCATATCGTCCCACGGCTTATGTCGAAGCCTGAGATCGGCGATATTGTCGTTGTAGGCGGATGCGGTGCCTATTGTGCTTCAATGTCGCCATATAATTATAATTCCCATCCGCAGGCGCCGGAAGTCCTGCTCCGGAAAAACGGGCGGCTCGAACTCATACGAAAGCATCAGCGTCTGGACCAGATAACGGAAAACGAATTGCCGCTGGAGGGAAGCATATGA
- a CDS encoding polyphosphate polymerase domain-containing protein, which translates to MNDGKNGSNNHISLFRNELKYYIGYIDYVRIREILSRFMKTDSHSRSFDGYWIRSLYFDTPDNKEYMEKIMGIEERKKIRLRLYNVETDQIKLEIKNKYNDYLKKETAFVTREQASMLINGVRSFLLNPGNPVLNRVYCLMAEHYYSPVVVIDYMRDAFVEDFNNIRITFDRNITACATDFDIFRLDLHLFPVFESMTVVMEVKYNVFLPAWLKMVLSCIQTVNSAISKYCYGRETYNIL; encoded by the coding sequence ATGAATGATGGAAAAAACGGAAGCAATAACCATATCTCCTTGTTCAGAAACGAATTGAAATACTATATCGGTTATATCGATTATGTACGAATCAGGGAGATACTTTCCAGATTCATGAAAACGGATTCGCATTCCAGATCGTTTGACGGCTATTGGATACGAAGCCTTTACTTCGATACTCCGGACAACAAGGAGTACATGGAGAAGATAATGGGTATCGAAGAGAGAAAAAAAATAAGATTGAGGCTTTATAATGTGGAGACCGATCAAATAAAACTGGAGATCAAGAACAAATACAACGATTATTTGAAGAAAGAGACGGCGTTTGTCACAAGGGAACAGGCATCGATGTTGATAAACGGCGTCAGGTCGTTTTTACTGAATCCCGGAAACCCTGTCCTGAACCGTGTCTATTGTTTGATGGCCGAACATTATTACAGCCCCGTCGTCGTCATCGATTATATGCGGGACGCGTTTGTCGAGGATTTCAACAATATTCGCATTACCTTTGACAGGAACATCACCGCATGCGCCACGGATTTCGATATTTTCAGACTCGATTTGCATCTGTTTCCTGTTTTCGAAAGCATGACTGTTGTTATGGAGGTCAAATACAATGTATTTTTACCCGCATGGTTGAAAATGGTATTGTCATGTATACAGACAGTCAACTCGGCAATCAGTAAATATTGTTACGGCAGGGAAACATATAATATTCTCTGA
- a CDS encoding helix-turn-helix domain-containing protein: protein MFIIVLIIPVIISWFTYQGMLRGYIEQVKKTHLALLIQTREIIDNYMTSIEWKVFNIGEKQRLKELLRLSANEIGSVNYKIREFINEFSSYFYDEDLTTTCYIYLKKSDTVITPDTSFSTSLFNRESVFEIRGSTVQSWNNNLSLTYFKGLFLPSIRIKSEMITHSEYITYIPYIHSLPVLSFTDRPEGAIVFLISEQKIENLIRKFNIPPGGRAYITDNRRTIITSVTGNTAGKTPRPSFKRTFDQQEGIIIEERDGLRMVSIYTTSPKNDWKYVVTIPYQYLIDQLGFSNNIIMWLLVSSFVFSIIIALYLAYENSKPLQKVITMMGEFFGQDTPKKDYPDLQGGVAELIKKSRGLKEALDRQSDFVQKTFFNRLIKGGFKNREEIDAGLSFARMRITGEKFLICIIALSGYEDRREKEIFSELQMTKVVIANIISNTIGGNCHIHDMDEERMAVLLAFSDMSDSACFSSAEKSIQTIYDNIREVYVSQFHIAVSGLARNLLEINKAMEEAIEALNVTGKSSANPVIWFHQLSEKIQDYYYPLEIEMRFMNVVKAGDIDQANAILDTIAGVNLNTLRLSRKKCDQLMMEIHGTFIKLKNHIDIDSRVMEMIRHITEIEEPEEAFGHIKKLTGRLCKMIDEKKKSHNTALSDNIVHYLDENYSNSQLSLYSVSSRFGLTEVYLSCFFKEQTGVNFSWYLEKLRIDHATRLLSETSLTINEIAQKVGYSSDKAFRRAFKRVTNIPPTKLRLLQKRAAPS, encoded by the coding sequence ATGTTTATCATAGTATTGATAATACCCGTCATTATCAGCTGGTTTACTTACCAGGGAATGCTTCGGGGCTATATCGAACAGGTAAAAAAAACGCATCTCGCCCTGCTTATCCAGACACGTGAAATTATCGATAATTACATGACCTCGATCGAATGGAAAGTCTTCAATATCGGAGAAAAGCAGCGGCTCAAGGAACTCCTGCGCCTGAGTGCAAACGAGATCGGTTCCGTCAATTATAAAATCAGGGAGTTTATCAATGAATTTTCATCCTATTTTTACGATGAAGATTTAACGACAACATGCTACATCTATCTCAAAAAAAGCGATACCGTCATCACCCCGGACACATCGTTTTCCACCTCACTTTTCAACAGGGAATCCGTGTTTGAAATACGGGGCTCGACGGTTCAATCGTGGAACAACAACCTTTCGCTCACCTACTTCAAGGGTCTGTTTCTGCCTTCGATAAGGATAAAAAGCGAAATGATTACCCATTCGGAATATATCACCTATATACCCTACATTCATTCGCTTCCCGTTCTCAGTTTTACCGACAGACCCGAAGGGGCCATCGTATTTCTGATAAGCGAACAGAAAATCGAAAACCTTATCAGAAAATTCAACATTCCTCCCGGCGGACGCGCCTATATAACGGACAACCGCCGAACGATCATCACGAGTGTAACGGGAAATACCGCAGGCAAGACGCCCCGCCCTTCATTCAAAAGAACCTTTGATCAACAGGAAGGCATCATCATCGAAGAACGGGACGGCCTGCGGATGGTCTCCATCTATACGACCTCGCCGAAAAACGACTGGAAATATGTGGTGACAATTCCCTATCAATATCTCATCGATCAACTGGGGTTTTCTAATAACATCATCATGTGGCTTCTTGTATCGTCGTTTGTCTTCAGTATCATCATCGCACTGTACCTCGCCTATGAAAACTCAAAACCGCTTCAGAAAGTGATTACAATGATGGGGGAGTTCTTCGGCCAGGATACCCCTAAAAAGGACTATCCGGATTTACAGGGAGGTGTCGCCGAACTGATAAAAAAAAGCCGGGGACTAAAGGAGGCTTTGGACCGACAGTCCGATTTTGTTCAAAAAACCTTCTTCAACCGGCTTATAAAAGGTGGATTTAAAAACAGGGAGGAAATCGATGCGGGCTTATCGTTTGCCCGAATGCGGATAACGGGCGAGAAGTTTCTGATATGTATTATCGCACTTTCAGGCTATGAAGACCGCAGGGAAAAAGAGATATTCTCGGAACTCCAGATGACGAAAGTCGTCATCGCCAACATCATATCGAACACGATAGGCGGCAACTGCCATATCCATGATATGGACGAGGAACGAATGGCGGTGTTGCTTGCATTTTCGGACATGAGTGATTCAGCCTGTTTTTCATCGGCAGAAAAATCAATACAGACGATATACGACAATATCCGCGAGGTATACGTGTCGCAATTTCATATCGCCGTAAGCGGACTCGCACGAAATCTGCTGGAAATCAACAAAGCGATGGAAGAAGCGATAGAGGCGTTGAATGTCACGGGAAAATCATCCGCCAACCCCGTTATCTGGTTTCACCAGCTATCGGAGAAGATCCAGGATTACTACTACCCCCTTGAAATAGAAATGCGGTTTATGAATGTCGTCAAGGCGGGGGATATTGACCAGGCAAATGCGATTCTGGATACCATCGCCGGGGTCAATCTGAATACGCTCAGGTTGAGCAGAAAAAAATGCGATCAGCTGATGATGGAAATACACGGAACATTTATAAAACTCAAGAATCATATCGATATCGATTCGCGGGTCATGGAGATGATACGGCATATCACGGAGATTGAAGAACCGGAGGAGGCGTTCGGTCACATAAAAAAGCTGACGGGGCGTCTCTGTAAAATGATCGATGAAAAGAAAAAAAGCCACAATACAGCGCTGAGTGACAATATCGTTCATTACCTCGATGAAAATTATTCAAATTCCCAACTGTCGCTTTACAGCGTCTCTTCCAGATTCGGGCTTACCGAGGTGTATCTCTCCTGTTTTTTCAAGGAGCAGACCGGTGTCAATTTTTCCTGGTATCTTGAAAAACTGCGGATCGACCACGCCACACGACTCCTTTCGGAAACCTCCCTCACGATCAACGAAATAGCTCAAAAAGTGGGATACAGCAGCGACAAGGCATTCCGCAGGGCTTTCAAGCGGGTAACGAATATACCGCCGACGAAACTCAGACTTCTGCAAAAGCGTGCCGCCCCATCCTGA
- a CDS encoding extracellular solute-binding protein produces the protein MRQKWIFLRTGLTAVACLLLAYCAKEKTVVREKPVRMKAVLDIVLVPQNGQREWCEELSKLTGVEWFIVQPLHDQYSKKLRFIFLSGDLPDICEIQTGDYIVLAASGKLLALNDYIRGSRYIKDIDERYYTAYRLRDGNIYGFPLNRGGGCVTYIRKDWLSNLGLEVPETWDEFYTVMKAFTENDPDGNGLADTIGYTTVVNNEFDYYNRMIMQGARFGFFKRGGEWVDGFTEPEMEDALERFRRCYEEGIIDHEIFTNTTTTVRTKLYESRVGIIEYWSGQWAVRLNESIRSTSCPESVLIAVPPVGDARYLERVAPCLAITKEAKDPEAAFRCFIDIMHDKGPGQMLFTYGVPDLHYKKTGGTYEMMRELQNPARTFNKAYVHPELTLNDWDLPIKPADDVIRSRSVHAMYCDQMLLPEGGEYYVQYADDIMVLKQNIAARIITGEYNIKEGIELYKGQSRSFHRDDILVELNR, from the coding sequence ATGAGACAGAAATGGATTTTCCTCAGGACCGGTTTAACGGCGGTCGCGTGTTTGTTGTTGGCGTACTGCGCAAAAGAAAAAACGGTTGTTCGGGAAAAACCCGTCCGCATGAAAGCGGTGCTCGATATCGTCCTGGTACCGCAGAACGGGCAGAGGGAATGGTGTGAGGAGCTTTCTAAACTAACAGGTGTTGAATGGTTTATCGTTCAACCGCTTCACGACCAGTACAGCAAAAAACTCAGGTTTATTTTTCTCTCCGGCGACCTTCCGGACATCTGTGAAATACAGACAGGGGATTATATCGTTCTTGCCGCCTCCGGCAAGCTTCTGGCGCTTAATGATTATATCAGGGGAAGCAGGTATATAAAGGACATAGACGAAAGGTATTATACGGCCTACCGGCTCAGGGACGGCAATATATACGGCTTTCCCCTTAACAGGGGCGGGGGGTGTGTTACTTATATAAGAAAGGACTGGCTTTCGAATCTCGGTCTCGAAGTACCCGAAACCTGGGATGAGTTTTACACGGTCATGAAAGCGTTCACGGAAAACGATCCTGACGGAAACGGCCTGGCGGACACGATCGGGTATACGACAGTCGTCAATAACGAGTTCGATTATTACAACCGGATGATAATGCAGGGTGCGAGATTCGGTTTTTTCAAACGGGGCGGTGAATGGGTTGACGGGTTTACGGAACCGGAAATGGAGGATGCCCTGGAACGCTTCAGGCGATGCTATGAAGAAGGCATTATCGATCACGAAATCTTCACCAATACGACGACGACGGTCCGGACAAAGTTGTATGAAAGCAGGGTGGGAATAATCGAATATTGGTCGGGCCAATGGGCGGTTCGGTTGAATGAAAGCATACGAAGCACCAGTTGTCCCGAATCGGTCTTGATCGCGGTTCCTCCCGTGGGCGATGCCCGGTACCTCGAACGGGTTGCCCCGTGTCTTGCGATCACGAAAGAGGCAAAGGATCCGGAAGCCGCTTTCAGGTGTTTTATCGATATCATGCATGACAAGGGGCCGGGCCAGATGCTTTTTACCTACGGCGTTCCGGACCTGCACTACAAAAAGACGGGCGGGACGTATGAAATGATGAGGGAATTGCAGAATCCGGCAAGAACATTCAATAAGGCCTATGTTCACCCGGAACTAACCCTCAATGACTGGGACCTCCCCATAAAGCCGGCGGATGATGTGATCAGGTCGCGAAGTGTCCATGCCATGTATTGCGATCAAATGCTGCTTCCCGAAGGCGGAGAGTACTATGTTCAATACGCCGATGATATCATGGTATTGAAACAGAATATCGCCGCACGAATTATAACCGGGGAGTACAATATAAAGGAAGGAATCGAACTTTATAAAGGACAGTCCCGATCTTTCCACCGGGATGATATTCTCGTGGAGTTGAATCGATAG